One window of the Eucalyptus grandis isolate ANBG69807.140 chromosome 6, ASM1654582v1, whole genome shotgun sequence genome contains the following:
- the LOC104449002 gene encoding uncharacterized protein LOC104449002, which translates to MDAREFSAVKAEKARSLRRYPRNKMLKAFLRVSEICAALFLLAYYSSGISLSAATTGDSFGRVVALLAKPLSVFLLSNAIIITVIVLSGKDTERRPVRDVYDEYIAHRRTFPRNSTATETLPEETAVDKQIVLYSSPPVCENTAPTATDLEAHRDEATAEVTETNRVVEKLPVVPLAKQCRRTQTMATTRVQRELRLSSSRSDSGLRNRAVLHRRPCAVEELSDEEFNRRVEKYIERTRMLLRKEKMANAMKEGYKAIGYHSVWMSHGRDTETIA; encoded by the coding sequence ATGGACGCTCGCGAGTTCAGCGCGGTCAAGGCCGAGAAAGCCAGGTCTCTGCGCCGGTACCCGAGAAACAAGATGTTGAAGGCTTTCCTCCGCGTCTCCGAAATCTGCGCCGCGCTATTCCTGCTGGCGTACTACTCCTCTGGGATTTCTCTCTCTGCCGCCACCACCGGCGATTCTTTTGGCCGTGTGGTCGCTCTTCTTGCCAAGCCGCTCTCCGTCTTCCTCCTCAGCAATGCTATCATCATAACCGTAATTGTCTTGTCCGGCAAGGACACGGAGCGCAGGCCGGTGCGCGATGTCTACGATGAGTATATTGCTCACCGGAGGACCTTCCCAAGGAACTCAACAGCGACAGAGACATTGCCAGAGGAGACCGCTGTTGACAAACAGATCGTGCTATACTCATCTCCTCCTGTTTGCGAAAACACAGCTCCTACGGCGACGGATCTAGAGGCCCATCGCGATGAGGCGACTGCTGAAGTCACAGAGACCAATCGGGTTGTTGAGAAACTACCGGTGGTCCCTTTGGCGAAGCAGTGCAGAAGGACACAAACAATGGCGACCACGAGGGTACAGAGAGAGCTTCGGCTATCGTCATCCAGGAGCGACAGCGGGCTGCGCAATAGGGCGGTGCTTCACAGGAGGCCCTGTGCAGTGGAGGAATTGAGCGATGAGGAGTTCAACCGGAGGGTGGAGAAGTACATAGAGCGGACAAGAATGTTATTGCGCAAGGAGAAGATGGCGAATGCGATGAAGGAGGGTTACAAAGCAATTGGTTATCATTCTGTCTGGATGAGTCACGGCAGAGACACCGAGACCATAGCTTAG